CCGCATCGCATCGCGCGACACGTCCTCGACGGCCCCCGGAACACCGAAACCGGCGTTGTTGAACAACGCGTCGAGGCGACCGCCGGTGTGGGTCAATACCTGATCGACACAGCTGCGAATCGACGTATCGTCGGCGATATCCAGTTGCAGGGCAACAAAGCCCTCGTCGGCCAGCCGTGCAACATCGTTGTGCTGGCGCGCCGTTGCGAACACCAGCCAGCCACGGGCCTGCAGCCCTTTCGCGACGATGTGGCCTATACCTGAAGAGCAACCGCTGATCAGAACGGAAGGGGGTGAGTGCACCGGCATTTCTTTCATCAGTATTTAACTTCCTAGTGAAGTAGTGTTGCTGCCACACACAGGCGGACCCGCTTATTTATTTACATCCAAAGAATGTAAGTAGTAAGATTTTCACTGCCTAGCCCCAGGCAGGAACGACAACATACAAAACGAGAAGGACAGCACATCATGGCAAAAATCGCATTGATTACCGGCGGCATGGGTGGCATTGGTACGGCCATCTGCAAACGGCTCGCAGACGACGGCTACGCCGTTGTGACGACCTACTCGCGTCCGGGCAAGGAGCAAGCCTGGCTCGCCGACATGAAGGAGCTGGGTTACAACTTCCACGCATTTCAATGCGACGTCACCGATTATGATGCGTGCGTCGCACTGGCCGCAAAAGTCACCGCCGAAGTCGGCCAGGTCGACGTCCTGATCAACAACGCCGGCATCACCCGTGACGCCACGTTCAAGAAGCTCGACAAGGTCAGCTGGGACGACGTGCTCAAGACCAACCTCGATTCGGTCTTCAACGTCTGCAAGCAGTTCGTCGACGGCATGGCCGAGCGCGGCTGGGGCCGCGTGATCAACATCTCGTCGATCAACGGCCAGAAGGGCCAGTTCGGCCAGACCAACTACTCGGCGGCCAAGGCCGGCATGCACGGCTTCACGATGGCGCTGGCGCAGGAAGTGGCACGCAAGGGCGTGACGGTCAACACGATCTCGCCGGGCTACATCGCCACCGACATGGTGATGGCAGTGCCCGAGGACGTGCGCAACAAAATCATCTCGCACATTCCGGTCAACCGCCTCGGCAAGCCCGAAGAAATCGCCGCGCTGATCGGCTATCTCTCGTCGGACGTCTCGGGTTTCATGACCGGCGCCAACCTCGCCATCAACGGCGGCCAGCACATGGGCTGAGCCCCGACCTCCGGAACGACAACGCCAAGGTGAAACCTTGGCGTTGTCGTTTGTGCGGTCTAATCGCCACCCAGCGCCTTGTACGCCTGCGCCGCCACAGTCAGCCTCGCCCGCCTCGCCTCGATCAGCGTCTGCTGCGAAGCGTAGTAGTCGCGCTGCGCGATCAGGAACTCCAGATAGTTGGTCAGACCGTCCCGGTAGCGCTGCTCGGCCAGATCCATCCGCGCGGTCTGGCTGCGGATCAGCCGCTGCTGCGCCTCAAGCTGGGCATCGAGCCATTGCTGGTCCGACAGCACATCGGCCACTTCCTTGAATGCAACC
This window of the Jeongeupia sp. USM3 genome carries:
- the phbB gene encoding acetoacetyl-CoA reductase, encoding MAKIALITGGMGGIGTAICKRLADDGYAVVTTYSRPGKEQAWLADMKELGYNFHAFQCDVTDYDACVALAAKVTAEVGQVDVLINNAGITRDATFKKLDKVSWDDVLKTNLDSVFNVCKQFVDGMAERGWGRVINISSINGQKGQFGQTNYSAAKAGMHGFTMALAQEVARKGVTVNTISPGYIATDMVMAVPEDVRNKIISHIPVNRLGKPEEIAALIGYLSSDVSGFMTGANLAINGGQHMG